GTCTCCAAGACCCCAGAAGATGATTCTATTGTGTTTGGGTTCAAGCTTAGGGACATTGAATACGCGAAGTATATTGTGGAGAAAGGATATGTCGCTGTAGATGGAACTTCATTAACTGTAACCAAAGTCGAAAATGACACTTTTTACATTTCAATGATTGCACACACTCAAAATCATGTTGCAATTCCGTTGAAGAGCGTAGGCGATCTTGTTAATATTGAAGTAGACATAACTGGGAAAGTTATTGAGAAACAGGTCTTACAACATTTGGAAACTCAGTTAGGGAACCAAGGATCTGCTCTACACAACGTTATTGCCAAAATAGTCGATGCGAAGGTGAAAGAGTATTTGAAATGAAAGAATTTTAGACTACTACATTGTATGTACGTTTTATAtcgtttttgttttctagtGGTAATGtgtatattaatatataaatcgagtatatatatatatatatatatatgtgtgtgtatgtatgtatggAAACACCCTAGTTAAGAGCATACTAAATTCCAGGCAACTGGAATACTAATGATACACCTTCATCACCAGCGGTA
This region of Eremothecium cymbalariae DBVPG#7215 chromosome 4, complete sequence genomic DNA includes:
- the RIB5 gene encoding riboflavin synthase (similar to Ashbya gossypii AGR241W), whose translation is MFTGLVELIGTVVEYKEQDATEMNAKGVVVTIKDAAPILSDCHIGDSIACNGICLSVIQFDSDSIKVGVSPETIKRTEISFWKPGMKVNLERAVSHDVRFGGHYVQGHVDTVAELVSKTPEDDSIVFGFKLRDIEYAKYIVEKGYVAVDGTSLTVTKVENDTFYISMIAHTQNHVAIPLKSVGDLVNIEVDITGKVIEKQVLQHLETQLGNQGSALHNVIAKIVDAKVKEYLK